One Kribbella sp. NBC_00662 genomic region harbors:
- a CDS encoding 50S ribosomal protein L25/general stress protein Ctc has translation MAEVKIQAESRTEFGKGAARRIRRDNKVPAVLYGHGSDPVHITLPGHDTMLALKTANALLMIEVEGGESHLALPKQVQRDPLKGFIEHVDLVIVRRGEKVQVDIAVHLEGEAVSDALVVLEAQSILVEAEATHIPDGVTVSIEGLEVGAQIHASDLKLPAGTTLAIEPETLVVNITAQQTAEQAEAELAEAEAEAGIERDEPNAAEEPVAAAAE, from the coding sequence GTGGCCGAGGTCAAGATCCAAGCCGAATCGCGTACGGAGTTCGGCAAGGGGGCTGCCCGCCGAATCCGCCGGGACAACAAGGTTCCCGCCGTCCTCTACGGCCACGGCAGTGACCCGGTGCACATCACGCTGCCCGGTCACGACACCATGCTGGCCCTCAAGACCGCCAACGCCCTGCTGATGATCGAGGTCGAGGGCGGCGAGTCCCACCTCGCGCTGCCGAAGCAGGTCCAGCGCGACCCGCTGAAGGGCTTCATCGAGCACGTGGACCTGGTCATCGTCCGCCGCGGCGAGAAGGTCCAGGTCGACATCGCGGTGCACCTCGAGGGCGAGGCCGTCAGCGACGCGCTGGTCGTGCTCGAGGCGCAGAGCATCCTGGTCGAGGCCGAGGCGACGCACATCCCCGACGGCGTCACCGTCTCGATCGAGGGCCTGGAGGTCGGCGCCCAGATCCACGCCTCCGACCTGAAGCTCCCGGCCGGCACGACGCTGGCCATCGAGCCGGAGACCCTGGTCGTGAACATCACCGCCCAGCAGACCGCCGAGCAGGCCGAGGCGGAGCTGGCCGAGGCCGAGGCCGAGGCCGGTATCGAGCGCGACGAGCCGAACGCTGCCGAGGAGCCGGTGGCCGCCGCGGCCGAGTAG
- a CDS encoding response regulator transcription factor yields MRIVIGEDSALFREGLARLLADAGHEIAGLAVDAPSLMTTVAQTAPDLALIDIRMPPDHTDDGARAARRLRMQNPDLGIVLLSQHVETRHSVELVATGRFGYLLKDRVLAVDQFLDALDRVAAGGSALDPEVVARLIGRQRADDRLAPLTPREREVLALMAEGCTNVGISRRLFLTERTVETHVGSILAKLGLLTNDEQHRRVLAVLAYLGEHTGHA; encoded by the coding sequence GTGCGAATCGTGATCGGGGAGGACTCGGCGTTGTTCCGGGAAGGGCTGGCGCGGTTGCTGGCCGATGCCGGGCACGAGATCGCGGGTCTGGCGGTGGACGCTCCGAGCCTGATGACGACGGTCGCGCAGACCGCACCGGATCTGGCGCTGATCGACATCCGGATGCCGCCGGACCACACCGACGACGGCGCCCGGGCCGCCCGCCGGCTGCGGATGCAGAACCCGGACCTCGGCATCGTGCTGCTGTCCCAGCACGTCGAGACGCGGCACTCGGTCGAGCTCGTCGCGACGGGCCGGTTCGGGTATCTGCTGAAGGATCGCGTGCTGGCTGTGGATCAGTTCCTCGACGCGCTCGACCGTGTCGCCGCGGGCGGGTCCGCGCTCGACCCCGAGGTGGTCGCGCGGTTGATCGGACGCCAGCGCGCCGACGACCGCCTGGCCCCGCTGACTCCACGCGAACGAGAGGTGCTCGCCCTCATGGCAGAGGGCTGCACGAACGTCGGCATCAGCCGCCGGCTGTTCCTGACCGAACGCACGGTTGAGACACACGTCGGCAGCATCCTGGCCAAGCTCGGTCTGCTCACGAACGACGAACAGCACCGCCGCGTCCTCGCCGTACTGGCCTACCTTGGCGAGCACACAGGGCATGCCTGA
- the pth gene encoding aminoacyl-tRNA hydrolase, translating to MADDVWLVVGLGNPGPSYARTRHNIGCLVADELAARTGGKWKQSKQVKAEVIETRISGLRTVLAKPRAYMNESGGPVSGLLKFFKLDPANLVVVHDELDIDFGVLRCKFGGGDNGHNGLKSLRKSLGTGEYYRVRFGVGRPPGRQAPADFVLNEFSSTERKDLPFAVDRTADAVESLLTDGLDATQGKYNS from the coding sequence GTGGCGGACGACGTGTGGTTGGTCGTCGGACTGGGGAATCCCGGCCCTTCCTATGCCCGCACCCGGCACAACATCGGGTGCCTGGTGGCCGACGAGCTGGCCGCCCGGACCGGCGGCAAGTGGAAGCAGAGCAAGCAGGTCAAGGCCGAGGTGATCGAGACCCGGATCAGCGGCCTGCGGACGGTGCTGGCCAAGCCCCGCGCGTACATGAACGAGTCCGGCGGCCCGGTCTCCGGGCTGCTGAAGTTCTTCAAGCTCGACCCGGCCAACCTGGTCGTCGTCCACGACGAGCTGGACATCGACTTCGGCGTCCTGCGGTGCAAGTTCGGCGGCGGCGACAACGGCCACAACGGGCTCAAGTCGCTGCGGAAATCGCTTGGCACCGGTGAGTACTATCGGGTGCGGTTCGGTGTGGGTCGTCCGCCGGGCCGGCAGGCGCCAGCCGACTTCGTCCTCAACGAGTTCTCCTCGACCGAACGCAAGGATCTCCCGTTCGCCGTCGACCGGACCGCGGACGCCGTCGAGTCCCTGCTCACCGACGGCCTGGACGCAACCCAAGGGAAGTACAACTCGTGA
- a CDS encoding NAD(P)-binding domain-containing protein — MRIAVFHPGAMGSKLAKQLVTAGHEVYWVPDGRSEASRQRAEEAGLIGTPFAQAVERAEVVLCSCAPQGAVDIAKQVGSAGFSGLYVEANPLSPMSLRDAQSAVPDATFVDAGVVGPPPTGGPSPTHLMLSGTAADQVAALWAGTAVTPMVVGTEPGSASAAKSSYALYNKGKAALAVLAFQLAEKHGVTEALVAQQTRADGGSLKDPALPEQLRRVAWRWGPEFDELAETLDDAGLEGDAARALREVWTKLT, encoded by the coding sequence ATGCGAATCGCCGTCTTCCACCCCGGCGCCATGGGCTCGAAACTCGCCAAGCAACTGGTCACTGCCGGTCACGAGGTGTATTGGGTCCCCGACGGGCGCAGCGAGGCTTCACGGCAGCGCGCCGAGGAAGCCGGTCTGATCGGTACGCCGTTCGCGCAGGCCGTTGAGCGGGCCGAGGTCGTGCTGTGCTCGTGCGCCCCGCAAGGTGCCGTGGATATCGCCAAGCAGGTCGGCAGCGCGGGTTTCAGCGGTCTGTACGTCGAGGCGAATCCGCTGTCGCCGATGTCGTTGCGCGACGCGCAGTCCGCCGTACCGGACGCGACCTTCGTCGACGCCGGTGTGGTCGGGCCGCCGCCGACCGGTGGACCGAGCCCGACCCACCTGATGTTGTCCGGTACCGCGGCTGACCAGGTCGCCGCGTTGTGGGCCGGAACCGCGGTCACCCCGATGGTGGTCGGCACGGAACCGGGTTCGGCCAGCGCGGCGAAGTCGTCGTACGCGCTCTACAACAAAGGCAAGGCGGCGCTGGCGGTGCTGGCGTTCCAGTTGGCCGAGAAGCACGGCGTGACCGAGGCGCTCGTCGCGCAGCAGACCCGCGCCGACGGCGGTTCGCTCAAGGACCCGGCGCTCCCGGAGCAGCTCCGCAGGGTGGCGTGGCGCTGGGGCCCCGAGTTCGACGAACTCGCCGAGACGCTCGACGACGCGGGCCTCGAAGGCGACGCGGCCCGAGCCCTCCGCGAGGTCTGGACCAAACTCACCTGA